The genomic stretch accaCAGGCCATTGTATATACCTTGAGGAACAACATCCAGTCATTACCCATGGAAAGAGATTTTAACACATCAACAGCAGTATTCAATGATGAGATCACAGACAGTGTGACTTGGCGCGATTTCTCTTCAGACAATTGGAAATGTGATGTAGGAATTTTCTCAATTGTATATCCCAATCTGCACAAGTTAAAAATCCATTCATGGACATTAATCAATCTGCCCCACACTTGGAACTCTATCATGACCTATATCATTCACAATATGAAACTACAGTGTTACCATCAGGTAATTATCAATCACAGCCCCTATATTACATATTTGACGATGCTGACTAATATTTTTACAAGATGAACAACATAAAGTCCATATTTACTACAAAATTAAACTGATTCTGTAGATGATCATATGACTCAGAAAGAACTAATAGTTTTCTAttcacaatcaaaataaagaaattttggcCAATTATGATCCTGATTAATGATGATGCACAACATTGGCATTTTGCTGTATTAGAATTTAAAGAAGAGAGTTGGCATACATACATTTTCTCTGGTAACATTCCGTGGATGAATAAGAGGACTAACATCAACAACAGAAGCTGTGAAAGAGTAGAAATGATGGTCGAACCAGACAAAATGAAGTTGCAGTAAATTGCCACCAAAATTAACACTGCGGTGAGAGTCTGTTTTTTATCTTTCCAGAGTAGTGTGTCAGCAACTGCAAGGCATCAATACAATGACTTTTTTCATCAACATATATACATAACTTCTTCCCATCccccctctctctctcctccTCGTGAACTTGTGTGACTTCTAATAATGCTCAATCAATAATTATATCAGCAAGATGCTATTATGCTCCCTATAAGATAGACTATATGCAAACAAAGTGCACTTAAGATGAGAATCATTAACAAAGACACAAGAGATGGTTTCCAACAGATATATTAGGTGATTACATGGTTAACACACACAAAAAATGACTTGATGTGTCACTGCTTAAGAGTCAATAATATACTGTGTTAGccaatttatcatttaaaatacTATGTCATTGCAATATAAACTAACATAGTCCAAAGAACCGTGCTCTAACTACTCCTAAAGCTTGTGTCTCTCAGTTTGATTACACAATCAGGGTTTCCTACCTTTGGTACGACAGTATTCTCCTACAATCAACAAATTAACTatgctttttttaaaaaaaaaaaaaggaatctaTAAGACTATAATTAAGAAGATAATGATGTAGGTACATGTGCAAAGTAGAGATCCACAAAGGCATCAAATATATGATGAGGTACAAAGCTACACTAGAAAATGACTAATACTCTCTTCCCCGAGTGAAAACTAtctaactataaaaaataagcccaaaacgaaaaaaaaaaatttattgtaaacataatcaaaataatccACAAAAAAGTAGTGGATTATGAATTGTTGCAAGTTTATGTATTGTATTAAATACTATGAGGATACATCCATAGTATTTGGGCTCATGTCACAATCAGATGTCGTAAAAGTAGTTGgatggaaggaaaaaaaaagattccTACCCCTTCCACTACCAAGAAATATAGAAGCTTTTGATGGCCCTTCTCTCTTTAATTGAATTTCAGCCCTCAAGTCTGAATAAGATTCAATTGTCTTTCTTAGACCCTCCTGCAGAGTAATAAAATACATTGTCATAAGTAAACTGTTTGTCCATTGACTAAGCTTTGCATTAAATGCTATACATCACCCTACAGGAATTTGACCTGTCTGACCACTAAATGTGTGTTGGTAGAGCTCATTAGTCAGTGAAGACCACTTTTGGACATTCATGCTTATATAAAAGAGAACTAATCATCAGACTAAGCAAATTATTGACTAATCTTCATACAAacaattaaatagtttaaatatagaatatacatatatgtcTTAAGAATGGGCCAATACTAAGAGACCAGAGCAATTAATAGACGAGGCTACTcttaaagtttagtttaaacCCAAATCAAGAGTTATAGCTCCTTAACTTGTAAGTTTAAAAGAATATGGTACAAATAATACAGAGAAATACAGCAACTCCCACCaaaaaattgtccaaaattGATCTCTAACAGTTTCAACAACACTCGagtatcattaaaaaaaatcaaattttcatattaagtaaaaaaaaaaaaattcatattttgctTGTTTCATGGAACAACACAGAACCTGTAGTGAGACAAGAGGCGTGTAGCCAAGTCGTTCTTTTGCTTTTGAACAGTCAAAAGATCTGCTGCAAGAGAGAAGTCTAATTCTTGAAGGTGTTAACTGTGGAACCTTCATTCCATACGGGCCCAGTAGCTTATATGTACACTCTACCAAGTGTGCAATCGGCATCATAACCAGGGCAGGAATCTTTATACTTGGCCTGTAAACTACATCAATTAAGACAAAGAAATAATGGGTGTATATGTTTCTATGACCATATTTAGTTCCTCAATTTTCTTTGGGTAGGGAATACAGAGTACATGAAAAAAAATGCAGTTATTGGAGAAGGCCATAAGCTTTTAATTTTCAGGGCTTAATTAGCAGTTCACCAGTGTCGCCAAGTGAATAATAGATCATCGCagctttaaaaatataaaacattgaCCAGAATGCTTAACAATTTCTACAACCATTGATGCCTGATGTCAACTCAAAAGTTTTGACGAAAAAAATTGTGCTAAATGCCAAGTTTCCCATATGCAACATAAAAAATTGACCACTTCTTGTGAAAACAAGAACCAAGAGGGTCCACTGAAAATataaactaagaaaaaataGATCAACACAACAAACCACTGGTTTTCTTTAAACAGGATGAGGAATGAGAAAGGTACCTCTTATAGCCAAGACCTTCAAGAATTTGTGAGACAAATTCCCAAAACTTGATTGGCTCCATATTGGTTATAAAATATGtctgcatcatcatcatcaaacagTAAGTTTAAAAATGAGTCTTACACAGTGCTCTCAGCTTATTTGACCAACAGATAAATTGGAGGTCGCAACTAGGGGTGCAATCAAGCCAAGCCGAGTCGAGCAAACTATTTGCTGGCTCAAGCTTGGCTCGATTACTTAAGGaaaagctcaaactcaagctccAAACAAGTTTAGTTATcccctaattttttaattattagattttaaccccataatttatatatttatcaattatctccTCTATTTAAAGTGCAGAAATTAAATCTTAAGGGTGTGAGTGTAAGATTTTAAACTCTTTGGagcttattaatattttactcgAAAAGCGCAAGCTTGGCTTAACATTAGTCAAGCCGAGCTCAACTGGGCTTACACCCCTAGTCATGGTAACTGAATAGTTCACCTTTGTCCCATTTTTATATTAAGCAATAAATCAGAGATCAAAAGAAGTTGAGGGGGATTGTAACAGAACCTGCCCAGCAGCTTTCTCAGCAACTGTCAATTCTGCAGCTAGAGCTCGTTCAGCACATATATGAGCATGTGCCACATTTTCAACATAAGTGAAATCATAAACATTATTGCCATCACCAATTATGAACTGACCATTTGGAGAccaaaaggaaagaagaaaatgttagaTTTCAATGAAGGAAATCTCTACAAATAAGTAATACGTAGACTCATACGCAAACATAGATAGCTTCAATCAAGAAATAGAGACTGCTATACAACCATTATGATTTCATTCATTTCTTAACCAGTCAAGAGTCTTGaccaaacaaaagaaatcaCTGAGATAAAGTGTGATAAGAGTCATTAGAATCAGCAACTCAATCTAACCAATAACTAGAAGTCTAGGTTTGACCACAGAATCATGAGTGTCATGTCAATGATATACTTTCAAACAGGCTGTTGAGAGAAGCCTCCAAGCTAATTATAGAATTCTCAACTTCCACAAACAAACGGATCAGATTTTTAACACTATCCTTAGAAAAAGTTGTAATTTATTTGagttcaagaaagaaaaaattcctAATTGATAAAAGCAGATGAACTGTACAATAAGAATGAACTTCTAATTCAAAAGGTGAAATTCTTGAGTAGCCATGATAAATTTGGTCCTCAATTTCCCTATTTGGATTTCCTTTTATTCATTCAAACACCCTATTAGGGTCCAGCAaagtatcaaattttaattgtgtgaaattttgaaaactctttCGAACTTCTAGATATTTTACAACCATTTagtttcttcacaacaaaataggaTGGATGGTACAGAAATAGAGGATCTATTTTCCTTTCCTAGGAAAAAGTAATATGAAGATTGTGTAATAACCTGTAACCATAAAGTCACAATAACATCAATCAagaaaatacacacacacacacatagaaACAGAAATAAACTATATGAAGACACCAACAAAGGTCGGTGAATATTGACAAAATGAGAAtaggtgtatatatatatatatatatattagaaaagcATAAGGTATTATTTTGAATAACATAAACAGGTCAAAATGCAATCCAAGAACTAACTACGTTCAGATTGCATGAAATAGGGAAATTTTTCTATAATGCAACAAAAATATACTGACTGGTGAAAACAGAATGACATAGCCAACCAGAAGTTTGTTGAGCTGCACAAAGTACTCAATCTAAACTATTTGTAAAATTCCTTAAAACCAATTTCCACATTAACATGCCATGCATACCAAATGACTTCAAGTGACA from Mangifera indica cultivar Alphonso unplaced genomic scaffold, CATAS_Mindica_2.1 Un_0035, whole genome shotgun sequence encodes the following:
- the LOC123206420 gene encoding 3beta-hydroxysteroid-dehydrogenase/decarboxylase-like, coding for MSGGEERWCVVTGGRGFAARHLVEMLIKYNMFSVRIADLGATIELEPHEEQGVLGQALSSGCAQYFPVDLRHKFQVLQACQGAEVVFHMAAPNSSINSYQLHHSVNVAGTANVIEACILGKVKRLIYTSSASVVFDGIHGIINGNELLPYASKHIDSYSATKAEGERLVIKANGANGLLTCCLRPSSIFGPGDRLLVPSLVDAARAGKSKFIIGDGNNVYDFTYVENVAHAHICAERALAAELTVAEKAAGQTYFITNMEPIKFWEFVSQILEGLGYKRPSIKIPALVMMPIAHLVECTYKLLGPYGMKVPQLTPSRIRLLSCSRSFDCSKAKERLGYTPLVSLQEGLRKTIESYSDLRAEIQLKREGPSKASIFLGSGRVADTLLWKDKKQTLTAVLILVAIYCNFILSGSTIISTLSQLLLLMLVLLFIHGMLPEKILGYTIEKIPTSHFQLSEEKSRQVTLSVISSLNTAVDVLKSLSMGNDWMLFLKIILSLLILSFLGTMPFQSVYAIGFPLAFVIFYVYEKKEEEIDSMVQGILSFMGKLKSDVARKLLTSMKND